TGGGCTACGAGGCGCGGTTGAACCCGCTCAAGCTCGGCCGCGGGATGATGGTGTTCGTGGAAGTGCTGCTGGACCGCACCACGCCCAACGTCTTCAACGAGTTCAAGGCTGCGGTGCAGGTGCGCGACGAGATCATGGAATGCCACATGGTGGCCGGCGGTTTCGACTACCTGCTCAAGACCCGCATGGCCGACATGGCCGCCTACCGCGACTTCGCCGGCAACGTGCTGTGGCAGTTGCCCGGCGTGCGCGAGACGCGCACCTACGCCGTGATGGAAGAAGTGAAGAACAGCACCCGGCTGCCGCTTTGAAAAGACACCGGCCGGGGCGACAATGCACCCCATTTTCTGGAGCCCCTATGATCAAACCCATCTCCGCCGCCCTGCTGACCGCCCTGACGCTGTGCGCCACCGCCTCGCTGGCCCAGAGCACCCGACCGGGCCTGTGGGCCGTCGAACACAAGATGGGGGGCAACCCGGAGCTTGAGCAGGCCATGGCCCAGATGCAGAAGCAGCTGGCGTCCATGCCGCCGGAGCAGCGCAAGCAGATGGAGGCCATGATGGGCCAGCAGGGCGTGAGCATGGCGCCCGGCGCCAAGGGCGGCATGGCCCTGAAGATCTGCATCACCCCGGAGATGGCGGCGCGCCAGGAACTGCCCAGCCAGACCGAGGGCGACTGCACCACCACCATCCACTCGCGCAGCGCCAGCGCGCTCAAGATGAGCTACGTCTGCAAGAACCCGCCGTCGTCCGGCGAAGGCACCTACACCTTCAGCGGCGACACCGCCTACACCATGAAAATGGTCATGAACACCACCCGCCAGGGCAAGCCCACGTCCATGACCATGGAAGGCCAGGGCAAATGGCTCTCGACGGACTGCGGCAGCATCAAGCCGATGGCGCTGCCCAAGCGCTGAACCTCCCTGGCGCCAGCGCAGGCGTGGCATCAGCCCCCGCGGCGCTTGCCGCGCAGGAAGACGTGGATCAGGTGGCCGCTGGGGTCGACGGCTCTGGCGGCGCGGCGCGGCTGCCGAACACCGCCCGCCCCACGCGCACCATGGTGGACCCGGCGGCCACCGCAGCCTCCAGATCGTCGCTCATGCCCATGGACAGGGTGTCGAGCCCGAAGCCCCGGGCATTGAGCCCGTCGAACAACGCGCGGGCCTGCAGGAACACCGCGCGCTGGGCTTCAAACTCGGCCGCGGGCTCGGGAATGCACATCAGCCCGCGCAGGCGCAACCCGGGCAAGGGGGCCACCGCCTCGGCCAGCGCGGTCAGGTCGGCAGGTGCCACGCCCGACTTGGTCGGCCCGCCGTCCACGTTCACCTGCAGACACACCTGCAGCGGCGCCATGCCGGTGGGGCGCTGCTCGCTCAGGCGCTGGGCAATCCTGACCCGGTCCACCGACTGCACCCAGTCAAAATGCGCCGCCACCAGACGCGTCTTGTTGCTCTGGATGGGGCCGATGCAGTGCCATTCGATCGCGGCGCCCGGCCGGGTTTCGCGCAGGGCCAGGATCTTCTCCACCCCTTCCTGGATGTAGTTCTCGCCAAAAGCGTGCTGGCCCGCGGCCAGCGCCTGCTGCACCGCCTCAGGGCCGAAGGTCTTGGAGACCGCCAG
This Hydrogenophaga taeniospiralis DNA region includes the following protein-coding sequences:
- a CDS encoding Lrp/AsnC ligand binding domain-containing protein; translated protein: MSETTHELDRIDLRILNVLQSDGRIANLKLAEAVALSPTAVLARTQRLQRDGYILGYEARLNPLKLGRGMMVFVEVLLDRTTPNVFNEFKAAVQVRDEIMECHMVAGGFDYLLKTRMADMAAYRDFAGNVLWQLPGVRETRTYAVMEEVKNSTRLPL
- a CDS encoding DUF3617 domain-containing protein, which gives rise to MIKPISAALLTALTLCATASLAQSTRPGLWAVEHKMGGNPELEQAMAQMQKQLASMPPEQRKQMEAMMGQQGVSMAPGAKGGMALKICITPEMAARQELPSQTEGDCTTTIHSRSASALKMSYVCKNPPSSGEGTYTFSGDTAYTMKMVMNTTRQGKPTSMTMEGQGKWLSTDCGSIKPMALPKR
- a CDS encoding YggS family pyridoxal phosphate-dependent enzyme gives rise to the protein MTTISDNLQQVNERLARACALAGRDAQAVTLLAVSKTFGPEAVQQALAAGQHAFGENYIQEGVEKILALRETRPGAAIEWHCIGPIQSNKTRLVAAHFDWVQSVDRVRIAQRLSEQRPTGMAPLQVCLQVNVDGGPTKSGVAPADLTALAEAVAPLPGLRLRGLMCIPEPAAEFEAQRAVFLQARALFDGLNARGFGLDTLSMGMSDDLEAAVAAGSTMVRVGRAVFGSRAAPPEPSTPAAT